Proteins encoded in a region of the Candidatus Cloacimonadota bacterium genome:
- a CDS encoding YggT family protein → MINMYNLIIFARVIASWIVQNPYNPIYRF, encoded by the coding sequence ATGATCAACATGTATAATTTGATCATTTTTGCCAGAGTAATAGCAAGCTGGATTGTGCAAAATCCTTATAACCCCATCTATAGATTTTT